From Pseudonocardia autotrophica, one genomic window encodes:
- a CDS encoding alpha/beta fold hydrolase: protein MSTQLGRFTDAEAESRFHALYDTAMALLPPPAGTDDVPTAFGTVRVYRFGTATGPPLVLLPGRGGTTALWLPNLAAWTLRRTVYAVEPLGDAGPSRQDRPIRTADDQASWLGELLGTLDTGPAHLVGQSVGAWLATQVALRAPERAASLSLIEPTQVLGRIRPGLVVAGLLTIPGLPEPLRRRALRWIVGTGDELFDGPIGRLTVAAAGGFRNVTPPPALPSDEQLRGLRVPVLALLGGRSRTHDARRSARRARELLPDLRVAIVDGAGHALNGEFPDVVNERVLDFTDAIDRTAPGPG from the coding sequence ATGAGCACCCAGCTGGGCCGATTCACCGACGCGGAGGCCGAGTCACGGTTCCACGCGCTCTACGACACCGCGATGGCGCTGCTCCCACCGCCGGCGGGTACCGACGACGTGCCCACCGCGTTCGGCACGGTGCGGGTGTACCGGTTCGGCACCGCCACCGGGCCGCCGCTGGTGCTGCTGCCCGGCCGTGGCGGCACCACCGCGCTGTGGCTGCCGAACCTGGCTGCCTGGACGCTGCGGCGCACCGTGTACGCCGTGGAACCACTCGGCGATGCGGGCCCGTCCCGCCAGGACCGCCCGATCCGCACCGCCGACGACCAGGCGTCCTGGCTCGGGGAGCTGCTCGGCACGCTCGATACCGGCCCGGCGCACCTGGTCGGACAGTCGGTCGGCGCCTGGCTCGCGACGCAGGTCGCGTTGCGTGCACCGGAACGCGCCGCGTCGCTGTCGCTGATCGAGCCGACCCAGGTGCTCGGCCGGATCCGGCCGGGGCTGGTCGTCGCCGGGCTGCTCACGATTCCCGGGCTCCCGGAGCCGCTGCGGCGGCGTGCGCTGCGCTGGATCGTCGGCACCGGCGACGAGCTGTTCGACGGCCCGATCGGCCGGCTCACCGTGGCCGCCGCGGGCGGCTTCCGCAACGTGACGCCGCCACCCGCGCTGCCGTCCGACGAGCAGCTGCGCGGCCTGCGGGTCCCGGTGCTCGCGCTGCTCGGCGGGCGCAGCCGCACGCACGACGCCCGGCGGTCCGCTCGCCGGGCCCGCGAGCTGCTGCCCGACCTCCGGGTGGCGATCGTCGACGGCGCGGGGCACGCGCTCAACGGCGAGTTCCCGGACGTCGTGAACGAGCGGGTGCTGGACTTCACCGACGCGATCGACCGGACCGCGCCCGGCCCGGGCTGA
- the serB gene encoding phosphoserine phosphatase SerB, translating into MLVTVTGPDRPGVSSVLFAALTAAGVELLDLEQVVVNGRLTLGALVVPEGDAEDLQESVGEAMDSIAMSVHIEIQRDGDVATRPPSTHVVTVLGRPITARAFGAIAAELAAVGANIDAIRRVADYPVTGLELLVSPVPDGDPDAYPPGTLRKRLVGVARQAGVDVAVSRAGLARRSKRLIVFDVDSTLIQGEVIEMLAARAGADVEAQVRRVTEEAMAGQLDFTESLTRRVAVLEGLPASVVDEVAAEIELTPGARTTIRTLKRLGYRCGVVSGGFTQVIGGLADELKLDFVAANELEIADGRLTGRVSGEIVDRPGKAVALRRFADAHEIPLEQTIAVGDGANDIDMLSTAGLGIAFNAKQALRDIADTSVSVPYLDVVLFVLGITRNEVEAADAAEGVLRRVPIA; encoded by the coding sequence GTGCTCGTCACGGTGACCGGACCGGACCGGCCCGGTGTCAGCTCCGTCCTGTTCGCCGCGCTCACCGCGGCCGGGGTCGAGCTGCTCGACCTGGAGCAGGTCGTGGTGAACGGCAGGCTCACCCTCGGCGCGCTCGTCGTGCCCGAGGGCGACGCGGAGGACCTTCAGGAGTCGGTCGGCGAGGCGATGGACTCCATCGCCATGTCGGTGCACATCGAGATCCAGCGTGACGGCGACGTCGCGACCCGTCCGCCGTCGACGCACGTGGTGACGGTGCTCGGGCGGCCGATCACGGCGCGCGCGTTCGGTGCGATCGCCGCCGAGCTGGCCGCGGTCGGTGCCAACATCGACGCGATCCGCCGGGTCGCCGACTACCCGGTGACCGGCCTGGAGCTGCTGGTCTCCCCGGTGCCCGACGGCGATCCCGACGCCTATCCGCCCGGCACGCTGCGCAAGCGGCTGGTGGGCGTGGCCCGGCAGGCGGGCGTCGACGTCGCGGTGTCCCGGGCCGGACTGGCCCGGCGTAGCAAGCGGCTGATCGTGTTCGACGTCGACTCCACCCTGATCCAGGGTGAGGTCATCGAGATGCTGGCCGCCCGGGCCGGGGCCGACGTCGAGGCCCAGGTGCGGCGCGTCACCGAGGAGGCGATGGCCGGCCAGCTCGACTTCACCGAGTCGCTGACCCGCCGGGTCGCGGTGCTGGAGGGACTGCCCGCCTCGGTCGTCGACGAGGTCGCCGCCGAGATCGAGCTGACCCCGGGTGCGCGCACGACGATCCGCACCCTGAAGCGGCTCGGCTACCGCTGCGGCGTGGTGTCCGGTGGGTTCACCCAGGTCATCGGCGGTCTCGCGGACGAGCTGAAGCTCGACTTCGTCGCCGCGAACGAGCTGGAGATCGCGGACGGCCGGCTCACCGGCCGGGTCAGCGGCGAGATCGTGGACCGGCCGGGGAAGGCCGTGGCGCTACGCCGGTTCGCCGACGCGCACGAGATCCCGCTGGAGCAGACGATCGCGGTCGGCGACGGCGCGAACGACATCGACATGCTCTCCACCGCGGGCCTGGGGATCGCGTTCAACGCCAAGCAGGCGTTGCGCGACATCGCCGACACCTCGGTGTCGGTGCCCTACCTGGACGTGGTGCTGTTCGTGCTGGGCATCACCCGCAACGAGGTGGAGGCCGCGGACGCCGCCGAGGGCGTGCTCCGGCGGGTCCCGATCGCGTGA
- a CDS encoding peptidyl-tRNA hydrolase: MSGVLGLLADRYGTGARRREIPPETDGIVRAMPVVLRIERDPLPGRTPLLEAAATAALAVCLDPRAQPGGEWYDAVETWVDGRIRKIARRARGAHWDAVQELPGITVGIGGAQARALLPGPVDEVPKVVSRLQIGGTELEPDEPGPAPDGAPLVLLNPHVEMTVGKAAAQVGHATMILGAVRGWPVAEPADVPRCAVRTPAPAEWDHLLAQLGAGASDLVAVRDAGFTEVDPGTVTCLAR; encoded by the coding sequence GTGAGCGGGGTGCTCGGCCTGCTGGCCGACCGCTACGGGACCGGCGCGCGGCGCCGGGAGATCCCGCCGGAGACCGACGGGATCGTGCGCGCGATGCCGGTGGTGCTGCGGATCGAGCGTGATCCGCTCCCCGGCCGGACGCCGCTGCTGGAAGCGGCCGCCACGGCCGCGCTGGCGGTGTGCCTGGATCCGCGGGCGCAGCCCGGCGGCGAGTGGTACGACGCCGTCGAGACCTGGGTGGACGGCCGGATCCGCAAGATCGCCCGCCGGGCCCGTGGCGCGCACTGGGACGCGGTGCAGGAGCTGCCCGGGATCACCGTCGGGATCGGCGGGGCGCAGGCCAGGGCGTTGTTGCCGGGGCCGGTCGACGAGGTGCCGAAGGTGGTGTCCCGGCTGCAGATCGGTGGCACCGAGCTGGAGCCCGACGAGCCCGGCCCGGCACCGGACGGCGCCCCGCTGGTGCTGCTGAACCCGCACGTGGAGATGACCGTCGGGAAGGCGGCGGCCCAGGTCGGGCACGCCACCATGATCCTCGGCGCGGTCCGCGGCTGGCCGGTGGCGGAGCCGGCCGACGTGCCCCGCTGCGCGGTGCGCACCCCCGCTCCCGCGGAGTGGGACCACCTGCTCGCGCAGCTCGGGGCCGGCGCTTCGGACCTGGTCGCGGTCCGCGACGCAGGCTTCACCGAGGTCGATCCGGGCACCGTCACCTGCCTGGCCCGCTGA
- a CDS encoding FAD-dependent oxidoreductase, translating to MNGHDTPGPDADVVVVGAGPTGLLLAGDLAEAGVRVTVLERRTEASGLTRAFAVHARTLEQLDARGLADRLVALGTRLDEFRLFGRTTVDLTGLDSRFPFLLVVPQYQVELLLRERALAAGARLHHGTRVDGITQDDDGVTVSWSESGTTGTVQTGATGTVQSGATGTLRAGATDATQRGTVRARYLVGTDGHHSTVREALGLGFPGHAVARSLVLADVLMDSPPPDALTADGNADGFCFVVPYGDGWYRVIARDRRVEHPDAEPVTLDEIAGISRAVFGTDWGMRDPRWTSRFHSDERQVDRYRVGRVFLAGDAAHVHSPAGGQGMNTGLQDAANLGWKLATVLAGTAPEVLLDSYHAERHPVGRMVLRTSGGLIRAAMLRPRIARALRNRVVATVLGLPVLGRRVRETLTGIGIGYRRPRGAHRLVGTRAADVTGADGTRLYEALRGGHPVLVAPAPDRTRAAAPAAAPELPAIAEAPRIPRVRTLTVPDVEPYLVRPDGYIAWAGSDPSAALLTHPA from the coding sequence ATGAACGGCCACGACACCCCCGGACCGGACGCCGACGTGGTCGTCGTCGGTGCGGGACCGACCGGACTGCTGCTCGCCGGCGACCTCGCCGAAGCCGGCGTCCGGGTCACCGTGCTCGAACGCCGTACCGAGGCATCCGGGCTCACCAGGGCGTTCGCCGTGCACGCCCGCACCCTCGAACAGCTCGACGCCCGCGGCCTCGCCGATCGGCTGGTCGCACTCGGCACCCGGCTGGACGAGTTCCGGCTCTTCGGGCGGACAACGGTCGACCTGACCGGTCTGGACAGCCGGTTCCCGTTCCTGCTGGTCGTGCCGCAGTACCAGGTGGAGCTGCTGCTCCGGGAGCGGGCGCTGGCCGCGGGTGCCCGGCTGCACCACGGGACCCGGGTCGACGGCATCACCCAGGACGACGACGGCGTCACCGTCTCGTGGTCCGAGTCCGGCACCACCGGCACCGTGCAGACCGGCGCCACCGGCACCGTGCAGAGTGGCGCCACCGGCACCCTGCGCGCGGGCGCCACCGACGCCACGCAGCGCGGCACCGTGCGAGCCCGCTACCTGGTCGGCACCGACGGCCACCACAGCACGGTGCGCGAGGCGCTCGGGCTCGGCTTCCCGGGCCACGCCGTGGCCCGTTCGCTGGTGCTCGCCGACGTGCTCATGGACTCCCCGCCGCCCGACGCGCTGACCGCCGACGGCAACGCCGACGGGTTCTGCTTCGTGGTGCCCTACGGCGACGGCTGGTACCGGGTGATCGCCCGCGACCGCCGCGTCGAGCACCCGGACGCCGAGCCGGTCACCCTCGACGAGATCGCCGGGATCTCCCGCGCGGTGTTCGGCACCGACTGGGGCATGCGCGACCCGCGTTGGACGTCGCGGTTCCACAGCGACGAGCGCCAGGTCGACCGGTACCGGGTCGGCCGGGTGTTCCTGGCCGGGGACGCCGCGCACGTGCACTCCCCCGCCGGCGGCCAGGGTATGAACACCGGCCTGCAGGACGCCGCGAACCTCGGCTGGAAGCTGGCGACGGTGCTGGCCGGGACCGCGCCGGAGGTGCTGCTCGACAGCTACCACGCCGAACGGCACCCGGTCGGCCGGATGGTGCTGCGGACCAGCGGCGGCTTGATCCGGGCCGCGATGCTGCGACCCCGGATCGCCAGGGCGCTCCGCAACCGGGTCGTGGCGACCGTACTGGGGCTACCGGTGCTGGGGCGGCGGGTCCGCGAGACGCTGACCGGGATCGGCATCGGCTACCGGCGCCCGCGCGGCGCGCACCGGCTGGTCGGCACCCGCGCCGCCGACGTCACCGGTGCGGACGGGACGCGGCTCTACGAGGCACTGCGCGGCGGCCACCCGGTACTGGTCGCGCCGGCACCGGACAGGACCCGAGCCGCAGCCCCCGCCGCGGCCCCGGAGCTCCCAGCGATCGCAGAGGCCCCACGGATCCCCAGGGTCCGCACCCTCACCGTGCCGGACGTCGAGCCGTACCTGGTCCGTCCGGACGGCTACATCGCCTGGGCCGGCTCCGATCCCAGCGCCGCTCTGCTCACCCACCCCGCCTGA
- a CDS encoding thioesterase family protein, giving the protein MTASLSSQSNVEPAAFPVLIEHEARYADLDPSRRIGRDALVRWFEDARVAVERETFGADLVARLQSRVRLLLAAVRVEVLAPLTVAGSYRIGIGVSQVGTTSFTYRYAVFAGDDLVATGESTSVHTDGERPAPLTDEVRASLEPLRIGVPASGRPERGEARLVRENYPFRWDARVRFTDLDTNRHVNNVALAAWYLDGLAELHADVLGYPVGGPLDGLSPSTLSVQYLDEVHYPGIYQLRVGVEDIGEDTVRYVCGLFDERRCIGFAEAEGFHHAPGEGGDPVRLAEALAPFRFKA; this is encoded by the coding sequence GTGACCGCTTCCTTGTCCTCACAGAGCAATGTCGAGCCCGCAGCGTTCCCGGTGCTGATCGAGCACGAGGCCCGCTACGCCGATCTCGACCCGAGCCGCCGGATCGGCCGGGACGCACTGGTGCGCTGGTTCGAGGACGCCCGGGTCGCCGTCGAGCGCGAGACCTTCGGCGCCGATCTCGTCGCACGCCTGCAGTCGCGGGTGCGGCTGCTGCTCGCCGCGGTCCGGGTGGAGGTGCTGGCCCCGCTGACCGTCGCCGGCTCGTACCGGATCGGGATCGGTGTCAGCCAGGTCGGGACCACCTCGTTCACCTACCGCTACGCGGTGTTCGCCGGCGACGATCTGGTCGCGACCGGCGAGTCCACCTCGGTGCACACCGACGGCGAGCGGCCCGCCCCGCTGACCGACGAGGTCCGCGCCTCGCTGGAGCCGCTGCGGATCGGCGTCCCCGCCTCCGGCCGCCCCGAGCGCGGCGAGGCCCGGCTGGTGCGGGAGAACTACCCGTTCCGCTGGGACGCCCGGGTCCGGTTCACCGATCTCGACACCAACCGGCACGTCAACAACGTCGCGCTGGCCGCCTGGTACCTCGACGGCCTGGCCGAGCTGCACGCCGACGTCCTCGGCTACCCGGTGGGCGGGCCGCTGGACGGGCTGTCCCCGTCGACACTGTCCGTGCAGTACCTCGACGAGGTCCACTACCCGGGCATCTACCAGCTGCGGGTCGGCGTCGAGGACATCGGCGAGGACACCGTGCGCTACGTCTGCGGGCTGTTCGACGAGCGCCGCTGCATCGGGTTCGCCGAGGCGGAGGGCTTCCACCACGCCCCCGGCGAGGGCGGCGACCCGGTCCGGCTGGCCGAGGCGCTCGCCCCGTTCCGGTTCAAGGCCTGA
- a CDS encoding ATP-dependent DNA helicase, translating into MATRDLPGVHELLEAAVSSVGGSRREGQDRMADAVRRALSSGEHLAVQAGTGTGKSLAYLVPAIRHAMARDTTVVVSTATIALQRQLVDRDLPRVAKSLKKVLGREPTFAILKGRRNYLCLNKLHGDMGEDEDPEAQLFDAFAISALGRNVKRLHDWASDTQTGDRDELVPGVPDPAWRQVSVTARECLGASRCPVGEDCFAEKARAEAGRADIVVTNHALLAIDAMGEAQVLPEHDVVIVDEAHELVDRVTGAATAELTAGTVAAAARRCGKLVDQEQADRLAEAGEGLGAVLEDQPPARWESLPTAAAGALNAILSAAAGCRQSLGGNRRGDDADPEGAAARKLALALLDEVSDTAVRLVDTFKETDPAKRRDVVWLGEQGPDGSRYKVLRVAPLSVGGLLRERLFNARTTVLTSATLALGGSFDALARQWGLPASQPKERGDTPPTTEEGHGPVQDPEAPRWTGLDVGSPFAHGSSGILYLARRLPSPGRDGLAPQTLDEIEALVRAAGGRTLGLFSSTRAAKQATEALRPKLDTPLLCQGDDSTMLLVKRFAEDEETSLFGTLSLWQGVDVPGPSLSLVIIDRIPFPRPDDPLVAARQKATDSRGGNGFLSVSATHAALLLAQGAGRLLRSTDDRGVVAILDPRIATARYGGFLRASLPPFWETTDGEKVQGALRRLRGA; encoded by the coding sequence GTGGCGACCCGCGATCTGCCCGGTGTGCACGAGCTGCTGGAAGCGGCCGTGTCCTCGGTCGGCGGTTCCCGCCGCGAGGGGCAGGACCGGATGGCCGACGCGGTGCGCCGCGCGCTGTCCTCCGGCGAGCACCTGGCCGTGCAGGCCGGCACCGGCACCGGGAAGTCGCTGGCCTACCTGGTCCCGGCGATCCGGCACGCGATGGCACGGGACACCACGGTCGTCGTGTCCACCGCGACGATCGCGCTGCAGCGCCAGCTGGTCGACCGGGACCTGCCACGGGTCGCGAAGAGCCTGAAGAAGGTGCTGGGCCGGGAGCCGACGTTCGCGATCCTCAAGGGCCGCCGCAACTACCTGTGCCTGAACAAGCTGCACGGCGACATGGGAGAGGACGAGGACCCCGAGGCCCAGCTGTTCGACGCGTTCGCGATCTCCGCGCTGGGCCGCAACGTCAAGCGGCTGCACGACTGGGCCTCCGACACGCAGACCGGTGACCGCGACGAGCTGGTCCCCGGTGTGCCGGACCCGGCGTGGCGGCAGGTCTCGGTCACCGCCCGCGAGTGCCTGGGCGCCAGCCGCTGTCCGGTCGGCGAGGACTGCTTCGCCGAGAAGGCGCGCGCCGAGGCGGGGCGGGCCGACATCGTCGTCACCAACCACGCACTGCTCGCGATCGACGCGATGGGCGAGGCGCAGGTGCTGCCCGAGCACGACGTGGTGATCGTCGACGAGGCGCACGAGCTGGTCGACCGGGTCACCGGCGCGGCCACCGCCGAGCTGACGGCCGGCACGGTCGCCGCGGCCGCGCGGCGCTGCGGCAAGCTCGTCGACCAGGAGCAGGCCGACCGGCTCGCCGAGGCGGGCGAGGGCCTCGGCGCGGTACTGGAGGACCAGCCGCCGGCCCGCTGGGAGTCGCTGCCGACGGCCGCCGCGGGCGCGCTCAACGCGATCCTCTCGGCCGCGGCCGGCTGCCGGCAGTCGCTCGGCGGGAACCGCCGCGGCGACGACGCCGATCCCGAGGGTGCCGCCGCCCGCAAGCTCGCGCTGGCGCTGCTCGACGAGGTCTCCGACACCGCGGTGCGGCTGGTCGACACCTTCAAGGAGACCGATCCGGCCAAGCGCCGCGACGTGGTCTGGCTGGGCGAGCAGGGGCCCGACGGCAGCCGGTACAAGGTGCTGCGGGTTGCGCCGCTGTCGGTCGGCGGGCTGCTGCGCGAGCGCCTGTTCAACGCCCGCACCACCGTGCTGACCTCGGCGACCCTCGCGCTGGGCGGTTCGTTCGACGCGCTCGCCCGGCAGTGGGGCCTCCCGGCGTCGCAGCCGAAGGAGCGCGGCGACACCCCGCCGACCACCGAGGAGGGGCACGGCCCGGTCCAGGATCCGGAGGCCCCGCGCTGGACCGGTCTCGACGTCGGTTCCCCGTTCGCGCACGGCAGCTCCGGGATCCTCTACCTCGCCCGGCGGCTTCCCTCCCCCGGTCGCGACGGTCTCGCACCGCAGACCCTCGACGAGATCGAGGCGCTGGTCCGCGCCGCGGGCGGCCGCACCCTGGGCCTGTTCTCCTCGACCCGGGCGGCCAAGCAGGCGACCGAGGCGTTGCGCCCCAAGCTCGACACCCCGCTGCTCTGCCAGGGCGACGACTCGACGATGCTGCTGGTCAAGCGGTTCGCCGAAGACGAGGAGACCTCGCTGTTCGGCACCCTGTCGCTGTGGCAGGGGGTGGACGTGCCGGGCCCGTCGCTGTCGCTGGTGATCATCGACCGGATCCCGTTCCCACGCCCGGACGATCCGCTGGTCGCGGCCCGGCAGAAGGCCACCGACTCGCGCGGCGGCAACGGCTTCCTGTCCGTCTCGGCGACGCACGCGGCGCTGCTGCTCGCCCAGGGCGCGGGGCGGCTGCTGCGTTCCACCGACGACCGGGGCGTGGTCGCGATCCTCGATCCGCGGATCGCCACCGCCCGCTACGGCGGGTTCCTGCGGGCGTCGCTGCCACCGTTCTGGGAGACGACCGACGGGGAGAAGGTGCAGGGCGCGCTGCGCAGGCTGCGCGGCGCCTGA
- a CDS encoding L-serine ammonia-lyase, producing the protein MTLSVFDMFTVGIGPSSSHTVGPMRAAHLFVTRLDDSALLPRTASVRVELFGSLGATGHGHGSVAAVVLGLAGHEPQLVDPVQAGPLVEAVRSEGRIRLGGSHEIAFTIDDDVVLHRRRRLDFHSNGMVLHAYDAHGAVLERREYYSVGGGFVLDSDAVGGPALVPDTTPVAYPFTTGDGLLALTRAHGLSISQLMLANELSWRTESEVRAGLLHIWSVMRECVERGSTTGGTLPGGLRVRRRAAALRRHLEAATGEPDALHAMEWVTLYALAVNEENAAGGRVVTAPTNGAAGIVPAVLHYAARFLPGFDDDAVVRFLLTAAAVGVLFKENASISGAEVGCQGEVGSACAMAAAGLAEVIGASPEQVENAAEIGIEHNLGLTCDPVGGLVQIPCIERNAVASVKAITAARMARHGDGMHHVSLDKAITTMRQTGADMKDKYKETSRGGLALNVVEC; encoded by the coding sequence GTGACCCTCTCCGTCTTCGACATGTTCACGGTCGGCATCGGGCCGTCGAGCTCGCACACCGTCGGGCCGATGCGGGCCGCCCACCTGTTCGTCACCCGGCTGGACGACTCCGCGCTGCTGCCCCGGACCGCGTCGGTACGGGTGGAGCTGTTCGGCTCGCTGGGCGCGACCGGGCACGGGCACGGCAGCGTCGCCGCCGTGGTGCTCGGCCTCGCGGGGCACGAACCGCAGCTCGTCGACCCGGTGCAGGCAGGCCCGCTGGTCGAGGCGGTACGGAGCGAGGGCCGGATCCGGCTCGGCGGCTCCCACGAGATCGCCTTCACGATCGACGACGACGTCGTGCTGCACCGCAGGCGGCGGCTGGACTTCCACTCCAACGGCATGGTGCTGCACGCCTACGACGCGCACGGCGCGGTCCTCGAACGTCGCGAGTACTACTCGGTCGGCGGTGGGTTCGTCCTCGACTCCGACGCGGTCGGTGGGCCCGCGCTGGTCCCGGACACCACCCCGGTCGCCTACCCGTTCACCACCGGCGACGGGCTGCTGGCGCTGACCCGCGCACACGGGCTGTCGATCTCGCAGCTGATGCTGGCCAACGAGCTGTCGTGGCGCACCGAGAGCGAGGTCCGGGCCGGGCTCCTGCACATCTGGTCGGTCATGCGCGAGTGCGTGGAGCGGGGCAGCACCACCGGTGGCACCCTGCCCGGCGGCCTGCGGGTGCGGCGGCGCGCCGCCGCGCTGCGCCGGCATCTGGAGGCGGCGACCGGCGAGCCCGACGCGCTGCACGCCATGGAGTGGGTGACGCTCTACGCGCTGGCGGTGAACGAGGAGAACGCGGCCGGCGGCCGGGTCGTCACCGCGCCGACCAACGGCGCCGCCGGGATCGTGCCCGCCGTGTTGCACTACGCCGCGCGGTTCCTGCCCGGGTTCGACGACGACGCCGTCGTCCGCTTCCTGCTCACCGCCGCCGCGGTCGGTGTGCTGTTCAAGGAGAACGCCTCGATCTCCGGCGCCGAGGTCGGCTGCCAGGGTGAGGTCGGTTCGGCCTGCGCGATGGCGGCGGCCGGGCTCGCCGAGGTCATCGGTGCCAGCCCGGAGCAGGTGGAGAACGCCGCCGAGATCGGCATCGAGCACAATCTCGGCCTCACCTGCGACCCGGTCGGCGGCCTGGTCCAGATCCCGTGCATCGAGCGCAACGCGGTGGCCTCGGTCAAGGCGATCACCGCGGCCCGGATGGCGCGGCACGGCGACGGCATGCACCACGTGTCCCTGGACAAGGCGATCACCACGATGCGCCAGACCGGGGCCGACATGAAGGACAAGTACAAGGAGACCTCCCGCGGCGGTCTCGCGCTCAACGTCGTGGAGTGCTGA
- a CDS encoding TetR/AcrR family transcriptional regulator codes for MAFTDRSRPARDAILAAARRRFADDGYDRATVRAIAGDAGVDPSMVIRYFGSKRELFTAAAEFDLRLPDLTAVPRDDVGRTLAAHLLQRWGSDDALAIMLRGAVTDYVAAERTRAIFAGQLLPVIAALTGDPAGAAERAGLVATQALGAVLCRYVLRLPPVVALPDDELVAWLGPTLQRYLLGER; via the coding sequence ATGGCCTTCACCGACCGCTCCCGGCCGGCCCGCGACGCGATCCTCGCCGCGGCCCGGCGGCGCTTCGCCGACGACGGTTACGACCGTGCCACCGTCCGCGCGATCGCCGGTGACGCCGGCGTCGATCCGTCGATGGTGATCCGCTACTTCGGCAGCAAGCGTGAGCTGTTCACCGCGGCCGCCGAGTTCGATCTGCGCCTGCCCGACCTGACCGCGGTACCGCGCGACGACGTCGGCCGGACCCTGGCCGCGCATCTGCTGCAGCGCTGGGGGAGCGACGACGCGCTGGCGATCATGCTGCGCGGTGCGGTCACCGACTACGTGGCGGCCGAGCGCACCCGCGCGATCTTCGCCGGTCAGCTGCTCCCGGTGATCGCGGCGCTGACCGGTGACCCGGCCGGTGCGGCCGAGCGGGCCGGGCTGGTCGCCACCCAGGCGCTGGGCGCGGTGCTGTGCCGCTACGTCCTGCGGCTGCCGCCGGTCGTCGCGCTGCCCGACGACGAGCTGGTCGCCTGGCTCGGGCCGACCCTGCAGCGCTACCTGCTCGGCGAGCGCTGA
- a CDS encoding GntR family transcriptional regulator encodes MTAVRNAPPGSDTPTPDFDIPVSLADRAYLALRDRLIMLDIPPLSPIDDDEVSARIGLGRTPVREALTRLRAERLVVSYPRRGTFATAVDISDLRHVCEVRTALEPLAARRAATVAPGTRKAELAALAERIRRLDTARMDRRELMRWDVGVHRSVYRAAGNPYLEASLTLHANLATRIHCMFIDRMNHVARHIDEHSALLHAIADGDPVRAERISLEHVLGFENAVREVL; translated from the coding sequence ATGACCGCCGTGCGCAACGCCCCACCGGGCTCCGACACCCCGACCCCGGACTTCGACATCCCGGTCTCACTCGCCGACCGGGCCTACCTCGCCCTGCGGGACCGGCTGATCATGCTGGACATCCCGCCGCTCTCGCCGATCGACGACGACGAGGTCTCGGCCCGGATCGGCCTGGGCCGCACCCCGGTCCGCGAGGCGCTCACCCGGCTGCGGGCCGAGCGCCTGGTCGTCTCCTACCCCCGGCGCGGGACCTTCGCGACCGCCGTGGACATCTCGGACCTGCGGCACGTGTGCGAGGTCCGCACCGCGCTGGAGCCGCTGGCGGCGCGGCGGGCGGCGACCGTCGCACCGGGCACACGGAAGGCGGAGCTGGCCGCCCTCGCCGAACGGATCCGGCGGCTGGACACCGCGCGGATGGACCGTCGCGAGCTGATGCGGTGGGACGTCGGCGTGCACCGGTCGGTCTACCGTGCCGCGGGCAATCCGTACCTGGAGGCGTCCCTCACGCTGCACGCGAACCTCGCGACCCGGATCCACTGCATGTTCATCGACCGGATGAACCACGTGGCCCGGCACATCGACGAGCACAGCGCGCTGCTGCACGCCATCGCCGACGGCGATCCGGTGCGCGCCGAGCGGATCTCCCTGGAGCACGTGCTCGGCTTCGAGAACGCCGTGCGCGAGGTGCTCTGA